A genome region from Paradevosia shaoguanensis includes the following:
- the pgeF gene encoding peptidoglycan editing factor PgeF, giving the protein MKPPFETSPALTGLAGIRHGFFGRLGGSSTGEFASLNVSESGGDDRAIVAGNRAAILEALGFDRLATLTQTHSNRVVTLTSLPVDGERPDADALVTNQPGLLLGILTADCTPIAFADGEAGVVGIAHAGWKGAVHGIAENTIAAMEALGARRERIVAVIGPTISGANYEVGPQFAADLVAINPDAAAHIATPPGGKEHFDLPGFVRARLEAAGIAVEQAGSCTYASPERYFSHRYATHQGTKAGRQLSVIGLF; this is encoded by the coding sequence ATGAAGCCACCATTCGAAACCAGCCCAGCACTGACCGGGCTCGCGGGCATCCGCCACGGTTTCTTCGGCAGGCTGGGAGGCAGCTCGACGGGCGAGTTCGCCTCGCTCAATGTCTCCGAGAGTGGGGGCGATGATCGTGCCATCGTGGCCGGCAATCGCGCCGCCATCCTGGAGGCACTGGGTTTCGACCGGCTGGCGACGCTGACGCAGACGCATTCCAACCGGGTGGTGACGCTGACTTCCCTGCCGGTTGACGGCGAACGGCCTGACGCCGACGCGCTGGTGACCAATCAGCCGGGACTGCTGCTCGGCATCCTCACCGCCGACTGCACGCCGATCGCCTTCGCCGATGGCGAGGCGGGCGTGGTCGGGATTGCCCATGCCGGCTGGAAGGGCGCGGTGCACGGCATTGCCGAGAACACCATCGCCGCCATGGAGGCTCTGGGCGCTCGGCGTGAACGAATCGTAGCGGTAATCGGACCGACGATTTCGGGCGCCAATTATGAAGTGGGTCCACAATTCGCCGCCGACCTCGTGGCGATCAATCCAGATGCAGCGGCGCATATCGCGACGCCGCCGGGAGGCAAGGAGCATTTCGACCTGCCCGGCTTCGTCCGTGCCCGGCTTGAAGCGGCAGGCATCGCGGTGGAGCAGGCAGGCTCGTGCACCTATGCCTCGCCGGAGCGCTACTTCTCGCATCGCTACGCGACGCACCAGGGCACCAAGGCTGGCCGTCAACTCTCTGTAATAGGACTCTTCTAA
- a CDS encoding class I SAM-dependent methyltransferase, protein MADDKSLGELIDLQIRTNGPMSIATYMGLCLTHPRLGYYKNADPLGAKGDFITAPEVSQMFGELIGFFLVNLWQQMNEPRSFTLLELGPGRGTLMSDVMRVTKRAEGFANAAHLQLFETNPVLKAEQDKRLGQYLPYWADEIDAVSDDPLLVVANEFFDALPIRQFVKGEDAWHERQVGLRDGKRAFGLSPTPIPAEILPEEVRDAPMGAIYEAGIAANDVMARLAARVAAQGGAILAIDYGYGRSQTGETLQAVARHAYADPLAKPGEADLSAHVDFDALGKVATAAGLVVQPLTPQGLFLKRIGIGERAAALARANPNEMGNIETALKRLIAPEQMGDLFKVFVATSPGLKPIGVGA, encoded by the coding sequence ATGGCCGATGACAAGAGCCTCGGCGAGCTGATCGACCTGCAGATCCGCACCAATGGCCCGATGTCGATCGCGACCTATATGGGCCTGTGCCTGACCCATCCGCGCCTGGGCTATTACAAGAATGCCGATCCGCTCGGGGCCAAGGGCGATTTCATCACCGCGCCCGAAGTCAGCCAGATGTTCGGCGAGCTGATCGGCTTCTTCCTCGTCAACCTCTGGCAGCAGATGAACGAGCCCCGATCGTTCACGCTGCTCGAACTCGGGCCGGGCCGTGGCACGCTGATGAGCGATGTCATGCGCGTGACCAAGCGCGCCGAGGGTTTTGCCAACGCGGCCCACCTGCAGTTGTTCGAGACCAACCCGGTGCTCAAGGCCGAGCAGGACAAGCGCCTCGGCCAGTACCTGCCCTATTGGGCCGACGAGATCGACGCGGTGAGCGACGATCCGCTGTTGGTCGTGGCCAACGAGTTCTTCGATGCCTTGCCGATCCGGCAATTCGTCAAGGGCGAGGATGCCTGGCACGAGCGGCAGGTGGGCCTGCGTGATGGCAAGCGCGCCTTCGGGCTTTCGCCCACTCCGATCCCCGCCGAGATACTGCCGGAGGAAGTGCGCGATGCACCGATGGGCGCGATCTATGAAGCCGGTATCGCGGCGAACGATGTGATGGCGCGGCTGGCCGCCAGGGTTGCGGCACAGGGCGGCGCGATTCTCGCTATCGACTATGGCTATGGCCGCTCGCAGACCGGCGAGACGTTGCAGGCAGTGGCGCGGCACGCCTATGCCGATCCATTGGCCAAACCCGGCGAAGCCGATCTTTCGGCGCATGTGGACTTCGACGCCCTGGGGAAGGTCGCGACCGCCGCCGGGCTCGTGGTGCAGCCTCTGACGCCGCAAGGTCTTTTCCTCAAGCGCATCGGCATCGGCGAACGCGCAGCGGCGCTGGCGCGGGCCAACCCCAACGAGATGGGCAATATCGAAACGGCGCTCAAGCGCCTCATCGCCCCCGAGCAGATGGGCGACCTCTTTAAGGTCTTCGTGGCCACCAGCCCCGGCCTCAAGCCGATAGGAGTGGGTGCATGA
- the lgt gene encoding prolipoprotein diacylglyceryl transferase, which translates to MPFPNIDPIAFAIGPFAVRWYALAYLAGVGLGVLYGMSLLKRHSLWKDNKPPFAPGDLIDFAFWAVLGIILGGRIGYVLFYNFQYYMANPMEIPALWDGGMSFHGGLIGIMVAIIFYTRYKGGNPLSGLDLVGAVGTIGLFLGRIANFINGELFGAPTDLPWGVIFPNGGDVPRHPSQLYEAALEGIVLFLVIRYVTHVAYGLRRPGLVAGIFGIGYSLSRILVEFVRLPDAQIGYLYGGWLTMGQVLSLPTLIAGIALVIYAMRRSNGR; encoded by the coding sequence TTGCCGTTTCCCAATATCGATCCGATCGCCTTCGCCATTGGCCCGTTCGCAGTGCGCTGGTACGCCCTCGCCTATCTCGCGGGCGTGGGCCTGGGCGTGCTTTACGGCATGTCGCTGCTCAAGCGCCACTCGCTCTGGAAAGACAACAAGCCGCCCTTCGCGCCCGGCGATCTCATCGACTTCGCCTTCTGGGCCGTGCTCGGCATCATTCTAGGCGGGCGCATCGGCTACGTGCTGTTCTACAATTTCCAGTACTATATGGCGAACCCCATGGAGATTCCGGCGCTGTGGGATGGTGGCATGTCGTTCCATGGCGGCCTCATCGGTATCATGGTCGCCATCATATTCTATACCCGCTACAAGGGGGGTAACCCGCTTTCGGGCCTCGATCTGGTGGGCGCAGTGGGCACGATCGGCCTCTTTCTCGGCCGCATCGCCAACTTCATCAACGGCGAGCTTTTCGGCGCACCAACCGACCTTCCCTGGGGCGTGATTTTCCCCAATGGCGGCGACGTTCCGCGCCATCCCAGTCAACTCTACGAAGCGGCGCTCGAAGGCATCGTGCTGTTCCTCGTCATCCGCTACGTGACGCATGTCGCCTATGGCCTGCGCCGACCCGGTTTGGTGGCGGGGATATTCGGCATCGGCTATTCGCTGTCTCGCATTCTCGTCGAATTCGTGCGGCTGCCCGATGCGCAGATCGGCTACCTCTATGGGGGCTGGCTGACCATGGGCCAGGTGCTGAGCCTGCCGACGCTTATCGCCGGCATCGCCCTCGTCATCTATGCGATGAGGCGCAGCAATGGCCGATGA
- a CDS encoding accessory factor UbiK family protein, whose translation MNQGSRIFDDLGRLMNEAAGVADGVRREVETGVKAQAQRFIADMDLVKREDFDALRELVQVQSEEIAALRKELSDLKPAPRGKKAE comes from the coding sequence ATGAACCAGGGCAGCAGGATTTTCGACGATCTCGGCCGATTGATGAACGAGGCGGCTGGGGTTGCCGATGGGGTCCGCCGCGAGGTGGAAACCGGGGTCAAGGCCCAGGCTCAGCGCTTCATCGCCGATATGGATCTGGTCAAGCGTGAGGATTTCGACGCCCTGCGTGAACTGGTGCAGGTGCAGAGCGAGGAAATCGCCGCGCTCCGCAAGGAACTTTCCGATCTCAAGCCCGCTCCGCGCGGCAAGAAGGCCGAGTAG
- a CDS encoding metallophosphoesterase family protein yields the protein MRLAVISDIHGNSFALEAVLEDIARQNVDATVNLGDALSGPIDPRRTCDMLLELNAATVRGNHDRWLVETGVFELGPVDRFTLAQLEPRHVVWLESLPATRNVQGEVFLCHGTPASDNDVWLDNFWSGRKTTLPDEASVTAAAEGYDFPVLLCGHTHLARSVRLRDGRMIVNPGSVGLQTVHGSPDARYAILEKSGDKWSVTQRVLGYDHEAAARRAEENGFPKWREPLVTGWVGPEGLF from the coding sequence TTGCGTCTCGCGGTTATCTCGGACATCCACGGCAACAGCTTCGCCCTCGAAGCCGTGCTGGAGGATATTGCTCGGCAGAATGTCGATGCGACGGTCAATCTCGGGGATGCGCTGAGCGGGCCCATCGATCCGCGACGCACCTGCGACATGCTGCTTGAGCTCAATGCCGCGACCGTTCGTGGCAATCATGATCGCTGGCTGGTCGAAACCGGCGTCTTCGAACTCGGCCCGGTGGACCGCTTCACCCTGGCGCAACTCGAACCGCGCCATGTCGTCTGGCTCGAAAGCCTGCCGGCGACGCGCAACGTCCAGGGCGAGGTCTTCCTTTGCCACGGCACGCCTGCGAGCGACAACGACGTCTGGCTCGACAATTTCTGGAGCGGCCGCAAGACCACTTTGCCCGACGAGGCCTCTGTGACCGCGGCCGCCGAGGGCTACGATTTTCCTGTTCTCCTCTGCGGCCACACGCATCTCGCCCGCTCGGTGCGCCTGCGGGACGGTCGCATGATCGTCAATCCTGGCAGCGTCGGTCTCCAGACCGTCCACGGCTCGCCCGATGCCCGCTACGCCATTCTCGAGAAGAGCGGCGACAAGTGGTCGGTCACGCAGCGCGTGCTCGGCTACGACCATGAGGCCGCTGCGCGCCGCGCCGAAGAGAACGGCTTCCCCAAATGGCGTGAGCCGCTGGTCACCGGCTGGGTCGGCCCCGAAGGCCTCTTCTAG
- a CDS encoding YbjN domain-containing protein, with product MSLLLQIEPDRAVHPVDIIEHIAAINDWNFERQDADEISISVRGGWSDYHVSFNWMEDLESLHIASAFDLKVPEARRGEVKQLIALVNEQLWIGHFDIWSKEGVVLFRNSHLLTGGAEVSPQQCEALLRSATDSCDLYYQAFQFVVWAGKSASEALSHVMFETVGEA from the coding sequence ATGTCTCTTCTGCTGCAGATCGAACCGGACCGCGCAGTGCACCCGGTCGATATCATCGAGCACATCGCGGCAATCAACGATTGGAACTTCGAGCGCCAGGACGCTGACGAAATCTCCATTTCCGTTCGCGGAGGGTGGAGCGACTACCATGTGTCTTTCAATTGGATGGAAGACCTCGAATCCCTGCACATCGCCTCCGCCTTCGACCTCAAGGTCCCTGAAGCGCGCCGCGGCGAGGTCAAGCAGCTCATCGCGCTCGTCAATGAACAGCTCTGGATCGGGCATTTCGATATCTGGAGCAAGGAAGGCGTGGTGCTGTTCCGCAATTCGCACCTGCTGACCGGCGGAGCGGAAGTGTCGCCGCAGCAATGCGAGGCGCTGCTGCGTTCGGCCACCGATTCCTGCGACCTCTACTATCAGGCTTTCCAGTTCGTGGTCTGGGCAGGTAAAAGTGCTTCCGAGGCCTTGAGCCACGTCATGTTCGAGACGGTTGGGGAAGCGTGA
- the proC gene encoding pyrroline-5-carboxylate reductase — protein MSLDNIGPVVLAGAGKMGLALARGWIAAGLKPSNLVLVDPNPGEHTITFAVKTGARLVPSAEGVSPRVLVLAVKPQIIGDVMAQLRPVVGTETLVVSIAAGISIAAIAQGLGTQRIVRTMPNTPAQIGKGVTGAVSGPGVEASDRAIAADLLQAAGQVAWFDDEKAIDAVTAVSGSGPAYVFNLVEALAAAGVRQGLPAEQAMLLARQTIVGAAYLLEAEPDIPPSTLRENVTSPKGTTAAALEVLMGADGFGPLLDRAVEAARRRSEELGRG, from the coding sequence GTGAGTCTAGACAATATTGGTCCCGTCGTTCTTGCCGGTGCCGGCAAGATGGGTCTGGCTCTGGCGCGCGGCTGGATAGCCGCGGGCCTCAAGCCGTCAAATCTCGTGCTCGTCGATCCCAATCCGGGCGAGCACACCATCACTTTCGCCGTAAAGACCGGCGCCCGTCTCGTTCCGAGCGCCGAGGGCGTCAGCCCCCGCGTGCTGGTGCTTGCGGTCAAGCCGCAGATCATCGGCGACGTGATGGCGCAATTGCGCCCTGTGGTCGGCACTGAAACTCTCGTCGTCTCCATTGCTGCCGGCATTTCGATTGCCGCGATCGCGCAGGGCCTCGGCACGCAGCGGATCGTCCGGACCATGCCCAATACGCCGGCCCAGATCGGCAAGGGCGTCACCGGCGCCGTCTCCGGTCCGGGCGTCGAGGCATCGGATCGTGCCATCGCCGCCGACCTGTTGCAGGCAGCGGGGCAGGTGGCCTGGTTCGACGACGAAAAGGCGATCGACGCCGTCACCGCCGTCTCCGGCTCCGGTCCCGCCTACGTCTTCAACCTGGTCGAGGCCCTTGCCGCCGCCGGCGTTCGCCAGGGCCTTCCCGCTGAACAAGCCATGCTGCTGGCCCGGCAAACCATCGTCGGCGCTGCCTATCTCCTCGAAGCCGAACCCGATATCCCGCCCTCTACCCTGCGTGAGAACGTGACGTCGCCGAAGGGCACGACCGCCGCGGCGCTGGAAGTGCTCATGGGTGCCGATGGCTTCGGTCCGCTGCTCGACCGCGCAGTCGAGGCTGCGCGCCGCCGAAGTGAGGAACTCGGCCGTGGCTGA